AGAAAATCTGTTGAGAAAGTAAAAGAACTTGAAAGAGAAATTGACTCCTTGAAAACAAGCAAAGAGAAAATTGAGAAAGTAGCCCGCGAAAAATTTCATATGATGAAAAAGAATGAAAAAGTTTTTAAGATCGAAGAGAAATAAAAATTGAAAAACAAAATAAATATTCCGCAAACGCCACTTGCTGATAGATGCCGTCCTAAAATTTTAGATGATTTTCAAGGTCAAGAAAAATTAGTCGGAGCGGGAAAACCTCTCCGTACAATGATCGAGTCCGATACTATGAGCT
The genomic region above belongs to Ignavibacteriales bacterium and contains:
- a CDS encoding septum formation initiator family protein — protein: MILLNNKLLKKLIIILILLGSLAFLFFNENGILKYLKTKSELKHLDQELRKSVEKVKELEREIDSLKTSKEKIEKVAREKFHMMKKNEKVFKIEEK